The Bombus pyrosoma isolate SC7728 linkage group LG3, ASM1482585v1, whole genome shotgun sequence genome has a segment encoding these proteins:
- the LOC122565945 gene encoding histone-lysine N-methyltransferase SETMAR-like, with the protein MALNTRIENLHRYVMCENILIMDLKSAMFYDDEWISYNDGVYQFDWLNENSNPEANKMQLGVWWNMDGIIEYFVRQSTISSIDVHFSNSFKNADLQLRHSKGFPETHQLHLMIDYAKPQFTVDTYKYITAKNYTIVPLSLESEKDSPTRFYLFKNFNQLLQNKKKKYNGDIAKAMEDFRKKEATFFEKGIHTFVENCMKYYNRGRRSIEGSQAYSMCHLDS; encoded by the exons ATGGCGTTAAATACGCGAATAGAGAATCTTCACCGCTACGTTATGTGTGAAAATATACTAATTATGGATTTGAAGTCGGCTATGTTCTACGATGACGAATGGATCTCATATAATGACGGTGTGTATCAGTTCGACTggttaaatgaaaattctaatcCTGAAGCGAACAAAATGCAGCTTGGAGTTTGGTGGAATATGGACggaattatcgaatattttgttagACAATCTACAATAAGTTCCATAGATGTACACTTTTCTAATTCATTTAAGAACGCAGATTTACAGCTGCGTCATTCCAAAGGTTTTCCCGAGACCCACCAATTACATTTAATGATAGACTATGCAAAACCACAGTTCACGGTggatacatataaatatataacagcAAAAAACTATACGATTGTTCCGTTGTCACTGGAATCCGAGAAAGACTCACCAACCAGATTCTATTTGTTCAAAAACTTTAATCAACTTCtccaaaataaaaagaaaaaatataatggagATATAGCAAAAGCGATGGAAGACTTTCGTAAAAAAGAGGCCACATTTTTTGAGAAAGGGATTCATACGtttgttgaaaattgtatgaaatattacaatagaGGCAGAAGATCGATCGAAGGTTCACAGGCTTATTCCAT GTGCCATTTGGATTCTTAA